Proteins encoded in a region of the Streptomyces violaceoruber genome:
- a CDS encoding MFS transporter encodes MTTSPQESAEEREREPAPPVQGHPRRWLILGVISLAQLTVVLDNTVLNVAIPSLTDELGAATSDIQWMINAYSLVQSGLLLTAGSAADRYGRKKMLATGLALFGIGSLAAGLAETTGQLIAARAGMGVGGALLLTTTLAVVMQIFAPAEHAKAIGIWSAVSALGFACGPLIGGFMLDHFWWGAIFLINLPVVALGLVAVVTLVPESKNRQGDRPDLLGAVLSTVGMAALVYAIISGPAHGWTSGRVLATAAVAVGVLALFAHWESRVPYPMLDLTFFRDQRFTGAVAGLVLITFGMGGALFLLTQHLQFVLGYGPLEAGLRTAPLALTVVLLNFSGVAAKWLARLGTPVAVLLSMVLMAAGLVAIATLTGHGYAGTLLGLLLIGVGCALGNPAMAHALMSAIPPAKAGVGAGVNGTLAEFGNGLGVAVLGAVLTSRFAALAPVAATSLPAALASARGEGERRRVLDAFSSGVESSQLVGAVAVLLGGVVAAVLLRRAERADSGVVSA; translated from the coding sequence ATGACGACGTCACCCCAGGAATCCGCCGAGGAACGGGAGCGGGAACCCGCACCCCCGGTCCAGGGCCACCCGCGGCGCTGGCTGATCCTCGGCGTCATCAGCCTCGCCCAGCTCACGGTGGTCCTGGACAACACCGTGCTGAACGTGGCCATCCCCTCGCTCACTGACGAGCTGGGCGCGGCCACCTCCGACATCCAGTGGATGATCAACGCCTACTCGCTGGTCCAGTCCGGCCTGCTGCTCACCGCGGGCAGCGCGGCGGACCGGTACGGCCGCAAGAAGATGCTGGCCACCGGCCTCGCCCTGTTCGGGATCGGCTCGCTGGCGGCCGGGCTCGCGGAGACCACCGGCCAGTTGATCGCGGCGCGGGCCGGCATGGGCGTCGGCGGCGCCCTGCTGCTGACCACCACGCTCGCCGTGGTCATGCAGATCTTCGCGCCCGCCGAGCACGCCAAGGCCATCGGCATCTGGAGTGCGGTCAGCGCGCTCGGCTTCGCCTGCGGTCCGCTGATCGGCGGCTTCATGCTGGACCACTTCTGGTGGGGCGCGATCTTCCTGATCAACCTGCCGGTGGTGGCCCTCGGCCTGGTCGCGGTCGTGACCCTGGTCCCGGAGTCGAAGAACCGGCAGGGCGACCGCCCCGACCTGCTGGGCGCCGTCCTGTCCACGGTCGGCATGGCCGCACTGGTCTACGCGATCATCTCCGGTCCCGCGCACGGCTGGACGTCGGGGCGGGTCCTGGCCACGGCCGCCGTCGCCGTGGGCGTGCTCGCGCTCTTCGCCCACTGGGAGAGCCGCGTCCCGTACCCGATGCTCGACCTCACCTTCTTCCGCGACCAGCGGTTCACCGGCGCGGTGGCCGGTCTCGTGCTGATCACCTTCGGCATGGGCGGCGCGCTGTTCCTGCTCACCCAGCACCTGCAGTTCGTGCTCGGGTACGGCCCGCTGGAGGCCGGGCTGCGGACCGCGCCGCTGGCCCTGACGGTGGTGCTGCTGAACTTCTCCGGGGTGGCGGCGAAGTGGCTGGCCAGGCTCGGCACGCCGGTGGCGGTGCTGCTGAGCATGGTGCTGATGGCGGCGGGCCTGGTGGCCATCGCCACACTGACCGGGCACGGCTACGCCGGCACGCTGCTGGGACTGCTGCTGATCGGCGTGGGGTGCGCGCTCGGCAACCCGGCCATGGCGCACGCGCTGATGAGCGCGATCCCGCCGGCCAAGGCCGGGGTCGGCGCGGGCGTCAACGGCACGCTGGCCGAGTTCGGCAACGGGCTGGGCGTGGCCGTACTGGGCGCGGTGCTGACCTCGCGGTTCGCGGCGCTGGCTCCCGTCGCGGCGACGTCGCTCCCCGCGGCGCTGGCTTCGGCACGGGGGGAGGGCGAGCGGAGGCGGGTGCTCGACGCGTTCTCCTCCGGAGTGGAGAGCAGCCAGTTGGTGGGGGCGGTGGCCGTGCTGCTGGGCGGGGTGGTGGCGGCGGTGTTGTTGCGGAGGGCGGAACGGGCAGACTCGGGGGTTGTGAGCGCCTGA
- a CDS encoding ArnT family glycosyltransferase, whose protein sequence is MTTHYDPTTHADGPPTPVGEDGGPPSAAPAHRQPRPARRPRLGRVWRGRPEDPRWVRPAFLGLLLATALLYLYNLSASGYANSFYSAAVQAGSQSWKAFFFGSLDAGNAITVDKPPAALWPMALAVRIFGLSSWSILVPEVLMGVGTVAVVYAAVRRRFSPAAGLIAGAVLALTPVAALMFRFNNPDALLALLMSVACYLVVRALEDGRSKWLVWAGVAIGFAFLAKTLQAFLILPALALVYGVCAPVRLRKRLGQLALATAAIVVSGGWWVAVVELWPASSRPYIGGSQNNSFLELTFGYNGLGRLNGEETGSVGGGGGGMGGGGGGQWGETGWDRMFNSEIGGQISWLLPAALILLVAGLVATRRAARTDGARASFLVWGGSLLMTAAVFSYMAGIFHQYYTVALAPYLAAVTGMGAATLWERRERPWASIALAAAVTASAAWGYVLLNRTPDYLPWLKVPVLVGGLVAALGLVFAGRLGRRTALAAAGLGLVASLAAPTAYTLSTVREGHSGSIVTAGPAGASMGGGPGGGRGGGGFPGGGNAPGQGQGQGQGQGQGQGGPGGGGFPGGGTAPGAGGTNQNGQAPNGQNGGPAGGPSGEGGRMGAGGGMGGLLNGAEVGSEAKKLLETDAGAYTWAAAAIGSQNAASYQLGTGAPVMAIGGFNGTDPSPTLAQFKKYVADGRIHYFIGGGAGGGMGGGSGTASQITSWVEANFKEVTVGSATFYDLTSPTD, encoded by the coding sequence ATGACGACGCACTACGACCCGACCACGCACGCCGACGGCCCGCCCACCCCCGTCGGCGAGGACGGGGGACCGCCGTCCGCGGCGCCCGCCCACCGGCAACCCCGGCCTGCACGGCGGCCCCGGCTCGGCCGGGTGTGGCGCGGCCGCCCCGAGGACCCCCGCTGGGTACGCCCCGCCTTCCTCGGCCTCCTGCTGGCCACCGCCCTCCTCTACCTCTACAACCTGAGCGCCTCCGGTTACGCCAACTCCTTCTACTCGGCGGCCGTGCAGGCGGGCAGCCAGTCCTGGAAGGCGTTCTTCTTCGGCTCGCTCGACGCGGGCAACGCCATCACCGTCGACAAGCCCCCGGCCGCGCTGTGGCCGATGGCGCTGGCCGTGCGGATCTTCGGCCTCTCCTCCTGGTCGATCCTCGTGCCCGAGGTGCTCATGGGGGTGGGCACGGTCGCCGTCGTGTACGCGGCCGTCCGCCGCCGGTTCAGCCCCGCGGCCGGACTGATCGCGGGCGCCGTGCTCGCGCTCACGCCCGTCGCCGCGCTGATGTTCCGGTTCAACAACCCGGACGCGCTCCTCGCCCTGCTGATGTCCGTCGCCTGCTACCTCGTCGTACGGGCGCTGGAGGACGGCCGGAGCAAGTGGCTGGTGTGGGCGGGTGTGGCGATCGGCTTCGCGTTCCTGGCGAAGACCCTCCAGGCCTTCCTGATCCTGCCCGCCCTCGCCCTGGTCTACGGCGTCTGCGCGCCGGTGCGGCTCAGGAAGCGCCTCGGCCAGCTCGCGCTGGCCACCGCCGCGATCGTCGTCTCCGGCGGCTGGTGGGTCGCGGTCGTCGAGCTGTGGCCGGCGTCGTCCCGCCCGTACATCGGCGGCTCGCAGAACAACAGCTTCCTGGAGCTGACCTTCGGCTACAACGGCCTCGGCCGCCTCAACGGCGAGGAGACCGGCAGCGTCGGCGGCGGGGGCGGCGGCATGGGCGGCGGCGGTGGCGGACAGTGGGGCGAGACCGGCTGGGACCGGATGTTCAACTCGGAGATCGGCGGCCAGATCTCCTGGCTGCTCCCGGCCGCCCTGATCCTGCTCGTCGCGGGCCTGGTCGCCACGCGCCGCGCCGCCCGCACGGACGGAGCACGCGCGTCCTTCCTGGTCTGGGGCGGCTCGCTGCTGATGACGGCGGCCGTCTTCAGCTACATGGCCGGCATCTTCCACCAGTACTACACGGTGGCCCTCGCGCCGTACCTGGCGGCCGTGACCGGCATGGGCGCCGCGACGCTGTGGGAACGCCGCGAGCGGCCCTGGGCGTCGATCGCCCTCGCCGCCGCCGTCACGGCGAGTGCGGCCTGGGGGTACGTGCTGCTCAACCGGACGCCCGACTACCTCCCCTGGCTGAAGGTGCCGGTCCTGGTCGGCGGCCTGGTCGCCGCGCTGGGGCTGGTCTTCGCGGGGCGGCTGGGGCGGCGGACCGCCCTCGCGGCGGCGGGCCTCGGGCTCGTGGCCTCGCTGGCCGCACCCACCGCGTACACGCTGAGCACCGTGCGGGAGGGGCACAGCGGCTCCATCGTCACGGCCGGTCCGGCCGGCGCGAGCATGGGCGGCGGCCCCGGCGGCGGCCGCGGTGGCGGCGGCTTCCCGGGCGGCGGGAACGCCCCTGGTCAGGGCCAGGGCCAGGGCCAGGGCCAGGGGCAGGGCCAGGGCGGTCCCGGTGGCGGTGGCTTCCCCGGCGGCGGCACCGCTCCGGGCGCCGGAGGCACCAACCAGAACGGCCAGGCACCGAACGGCCAGAACGGCGGTCCGGCCGGCGGTCCGTCCGGCGAGGGCGGCCGTATGGGCGCGGGCGGCGGCATGGGCGGCCTGCTCAACGGCGCCGAAGTGGGCTCCGAGGCGAAGAAGCTGCTGGAGACCGACGCCGGCGCGTACACCTGGGCCGCCGCCGCGATCGGCTCCCAGAACGCCGCGAGCTACCAGCTCGGCACCGGCGCCCCGGTGATGGCGATCGGCGGCTTCAACGGCACCGACCCGTCGCCGACCCTGGCCCAGTTCAAGAAGTACGTGGCGGACGGCCGGATCCACTACTTCATCGGTGGTGGCGCGGGGGGCGGCATGGGCGGCGGCTCCGGCACCGCGTCGCAGATCACCTCGTGGGTCGAGGCCAACTTCAAGGAGGTCACGGTCGGCTCGGCCACCTTCTACGACCTCACCTCGCCCACGGACTGA
- a CDS encoding bifunctional glycosyltransferase family 2/GtrA family protein: MRTDPSPGSLPAREHLPAAGAGTPVLDVVVPVYNEEKDLGPCVRRLHEHLDRTFPYAFRITVADNASTDGTPQVAARLAADLAAVRSVRLERKGRGRALRTVWSASDAPVLAYMDVDLSTDLNALLPLVAPLISGHSDLAIGSRLARSSRVVRGAKREFISRTYNLILRGSLQARFSDAQCGFKAIRRDVAQVLLPLVEDTGWFFDTEMLVLAERAGCRIHEVPVDWVDDPDSTVHIVRTATEDLKGVWRVGRALATGSLPLDRLARPFGDDPRDRDLTGVPQGLARQLVGFCVVGALSTLFYLLLYSGFRHFAGSQLANALALLVSAVANTAANRRLTFGVRGRGGAVRHQAQGLVVFGIGLALTSGSLAALSAATAHPDHSTELAVLIAANLAATVLRFLLFRAWVFPDAPPTTHTPDPHLPDPHLPDPHRTWSDAR; the protein is encoded by the coding sequence ATGCGAACCGACCCTTCTCCCGGCTCCCTGCCGGCGCGGGAGCACCTCCCGGCCGCAGGAGCCGGTACGCCAGTCCTGGACGTAGTGGTCCCCGTCTACAACGAGGAGAAGGACCTCGGGCCGTGCGTGCGGAGACTGCACGAGCACCTCGACCGGACGTTCCCCTACGCCTTCCGCATCACGGTCGCCGACAACGCCTCCACGGACGGCACCCCGCAGGTCGCGGCCCGCCTGGCGGCCGACCTCGCGGCGGTCAGGTCGGTCCGGCTGGAGCGGAAGGGCCGCGGCCGGGCCCTGCGGACCGTCTGGTCGGCCTCGGACGCCCCGGTCCTCGCCTACATGGACGTGGACCTCTCCACCGACCTGAACGCACTGCTGCCGCTGGTGGCGCCGCTGATCTCCGGCCACTCGGACCTCGCGATCGGCTCCCGGCTCGCCCGCAGCTCGCGGGTGGTGCGCGGGGCCAAACGGGAGTTCATCTCCCGCACCTACAACCTCATCCTGCGCGGCTCCCTCCAGGCCCGCTTCTCCGACGCCCAGTGCGGCTTCAAGGCGATCCGCCGGGACGTGGCCCAGGTGCTGCTGCCGCTGGTGGAGGACACCGGCTGGTTCTTCGACACCGAGATGCTGGTGCTGGCCGAACGCGCCGGGTGCCGGATCCACGAGGTGCCCGTCGACTGGGTCGACGACCCGGACTCCACCGTGCACATCGTGCGGACGGCGACCGAGGACCTCAAGGGCGTGTGGCGGGTCGGCAGGGCCCTGGCCACCGGTTCCCTCCCACTGGACCGGCTGGCCCGCCCCTTCGGCGACGATCCGCGCGACCGCGACCTGACCGGCGTACCGCAGGGCCTGGCCCGGCAGCTCGTCGGCTTCTGCGTGGTCGGCGCCCTGTCCACCCTCTTCTACCTGCTCCTCTACAGCGGCTTCCGCCACTTCGCCGGCTCCCAGCTCGCCAACGCGCTCGCGCTGCTGGTCTCGGCGGTCGCCAACACCGCCGCCAACCGGCGGCTGACCTTCGGGGTGCGGGGCCGGGGCGGCGCCGTGCGGCACCAGGCGCAGGGGCTGGTCGTCTTCGGCATCGGCCTCGCGCTGACCAGCGGCTCGCTGGCCGCCCTGAGCGCGGCGACCGCCCATCCGGACCACTCCACCGAGCTGGCGGTGCTGATCGCCGCCAACCTCGCCGCCACCGTGCTGCGCTTCCTGCTCTTCCGCGCCTGGGTGTTCCCGGACGCGCCGCCCACGACCCACACGCCGGACCCGCACCTTCCGGACCCGCACCTTCCCGACCCGCATCGCACCTGGAGCGACGCCCGATGA
- a CDS encoding sensor histidine kinase — protein sequence MSGRRRPRPRTLRTRLVVASVALIAVVCAVIGTVTTVALRSHLYEQLDGQVREVAARVSGFGPPGEPGPGGGVKQRTDLDDFVTHGGPQPRDTIVAEMRNGAVVDAKYGEKDDESTDPSGTTAVSLDEAQRTALATVPRDGEAHTVEIPGLGDYRVEYHDGYYAALPTSDVDGTISTLVLVEASVTAAGLVAASLAGAVIVGVATRPLRRVAATAGRVSELPLHAGEVNLDERVPESECDPHTEVGRVGSALNRLLDHVHGALHARQQSETRVRQFVADASHELRTPLASIRGYAELTRRGREQVGPDTRHALGRIESEAGRMTLLVEDLLLLARLDAGRPLEFGPTDLVPLVVDTVSDARAAGLDHTWRLDLPEEPALVSADPARLQQVLVNLLGNARSHTPPGTTVTARVRRDGPWLCVDVADNGPGIPAELLPRVFERFARGDSARSRATGSTGLGLAIVQAVTTAHGGGVTVDSAPGRTAFTVYLPAVHDRSLSAVHDRTPAAVRARSLSAVHARPDGRAHSQAQHSTTTRVRQGS from the coding sequence GTGAGCGGGCGGCGACGACCGCGGCCGCGCACCCTGCGGACGCGGCTCGTCGTCGCGTCCGTGGCACTGATCGCGGTGGTCTGCGCGGTGATCGGCACGGTGACGACGGTGGCGCTGCGCTCGCACCTGTACGAGCAGCTGGACGGGCAGGTGCGCGAGGTCGCGGCCCGGGTGTCCGGATTCGGGCCGCCGGGCGAACCGGGGCCCGGCGGCGGGGTGAAGCAGCGGACGGACCTCGACGACTTCGTCACGCACGGCGGCCCGCAGCCGCGCGACACGATCGTCGCCGAGATGCGCAACGGTGCCGTCGTCGACGCCAAGTACGGCGAGAAGGACGACGAGAGCACGGACCCCAGCGGGACGACGGCCGTCTCCCTCGACGAGGCCCAGCGCACCGCGCTCGCCACCGTTCCCCGGGACGGGGAGGCTCACACCGTCGAGATCCCCGGCCTCGGCGACTACCGCGTCGAGTACCACGACGGCTACTACGCCGCCCTGCCCACCTCCGACGTCGACGGCACCATCAGCACCCTGGTCCTCGTGGAGGCCAGCGTCACCGCCGCGGGCCTCGTCGCCGCCTCCCTCGCCGGGGCCGTCATCGTCGGCGTCGCCACCCGCCCCCTGCGCCGGGTCGCGGCCACCGCCGGCCGGGTCTCCGAACTCCCGCTGCACGCGGGCGAGGTGAACCTCGACGAACGGGTCCCGGAGTCCGAGTGCGACCCGCACACCGAGGTCGGCCGGGTCGGCTCCGCGCTCAACCGGCTGCTGGACCACGTGCACGGAGCCCTGCACGCACGGCAGCAGAGCGAGACGCGGGTACGGCAGTTCGTCGCCGACGCCAGCCACGAGCTGCGCACCCCGCTCGCCTCCATCCGCGGCTACGCCGAACTCACCCGCCGGGGACGCGAACAGGTCGGCCCCGACACCCGGCACGCGCTGGGCCGCATCGAGTCCGAGGCCGGGCGCATGACCCTGCTGGTCGAGGACCTGCTGCTGCTCGCCCGCCTGGACGCCGGACGCCCGCTGGAGTTCGGGCCGACCGACCTCGTACCGCTGGTCGTGGACACCGTCAGCGACGCCCGCGCGGCCGGTCTCGACCACACCTGGCGGCTTGACCTGCCCGAGGAACCGGCCCTGGTGTCGGCGGACCCGGCCCGGCTCCAGCAGGTGCTGGTCAACCTGCTGGGCAACGCCCGCAGCCACACTCCGCCGGGCACGACCGTCACCGCGCGCGTGCGGCGCGACGGGCCGTGGCTGTGCGTGGACGTGGCGGACAACGGACCGGGCATCCCCGCCGAGTTGCTGCCGCGCGTCTTCGAACGGTTCGCGCGCGGGGACTCGGCACGGTCCCGTGCGACCGGCTCGACGGGCCTCGGGCTCGCCATCGTGCAGGCCGTGACGACCGCACACGGCGGTGGAGTGACGGTGGACAGCGCGCCGGGCCGGACGGCCTTCACCGTGTATCTCCCGGCGGTCCACGACCGGTCCCTGTCCGCGGTCCACGACCGGACCCCGGCCGCGGTCCGGGCCCGGTCCCTGTCCGCGGTCCACGCCCGGCCGGACGGGCGAGCGCACTCACAGGCGCAGCACAGCACCACCACACGGGTGCGACAGGGGAGTTGA
- a CDS encoding response regulator transcription factor yields MTTTSPQGRTELLRPDGSPVRVLVVDDEQSITELLSMALRYEGWQIRSAGDGHGAVQTARDFRPDAVVLDMMLPDMDGLSVLGRLRRDLPDVPVLFLTAKDAVEDRIAGLTAGGDDYVTKPFSLEEVVARLRGLIRRSGAADRRSDSVLVVGDLTLDEDSHEVTRSGDGIHLTATEFELLRFLMRNPRRVLSKAQILDRVWSYDFGGQANVVELYISYLRRKIDAGREPMIHTRRGAGYLIKPAVS; encoded by the coding sequence ATGACCACGACCTCGCCCCAGGGGCGCACCGAACTGCTGAGGCCGGACGGGAGCCCCGTCCGGGTGCTTGTAGTGGACGACGAGCAGTCCATCACCGAACTGCTGTCCATGGCCCTGCGCTACGAGGGCTGGCAGATCCGCAGCGCGGGCGACGGCCACGGCGCCGTCCAGACCGCGCGCGACTTCCGGCCCGACGCCGTCGTCCTGGACATGATGCTGCCCGACATGGACGGCCTGAGCGTGCTGGGGCGGCTGCGCCGCGACCTGCCGGACGTGCCGGTGCTGTTCCTGACCGCCAAGGACGCCGTGGAGGACCGGATCGCCGGGCTGACCGCGGGCGGCGACGACTACGTCACCAAGCCGTTCAGCCTGGAGGAGGTCGTCGCCCGGCTGCGCGGACTGATCCGCCGCTCCGGCGCCGCCGACCGGCGCTCCGACTCCGTCCTCGTCGTCGGTGACCTCACCCTCGACGAGGACAGCCACGAGGTCACCCGGAGCGGTGACGGCATCCACCTCACCGCCACCGAGTTCGAACTGCTGCGCTTCCTGATGCGCAACCCCCGCCGGGTGCTCAGCAAGGCGCAGATCCTGGACCGCGTGTGGTCCTACGACTTCGGCGGCCAGGCCAACGTCGTGGAGCTGTACATCTCCTACCTGCGCCGGAAGATCGACGCGGGGCGCGAGCCGATGATCCACACCCGGCGCGGCGCCGGATACCTGATCAAGCCCGCGGTCTCGTGA
- a CDS encoding GntR family transcriptional regulator: MTQTAPTSPQSPPPAGKRMLSEQVYAHLRDAIMRGDHAPGAALKPQDLAKEQGVSLAVVREALVRVVGDGLADRLPNRGFAVPAYSDRRWQEIAEARRTIEPVLLRMSVERGDVDWEARVRAAHHRLSRTPPYTPEEGEYYSEAWSEAHRLFHRALMEGCGNPVLLETFDRLWTASELARRWSTHRNPGRDGVEEHRRLEEAALARDADTAAEVLVRHLTLTAEGLTAEG; this comes from the coding sequence ATGACTCAGACCGCCCCCACGTCGCCCCAGTCGCCCCCGCCGGCGGGCAAGCGGATGCTCTCCGAGCAGGTCTACGCACATCTGCGGGACGCGATCATGCGCGGCGACCACGCCCCCGGTGCCGCCCTCAAGCCGCAGGACCTCGCCAAGGAGCAGGGCGTGAGCCTGGCCGTGGTGCGCGAGGCCCTCGTGCGGGTGGTCGGGGACGGGCTCGCCGACCGGCTGCCCAACCGCGGCTTCGCCGTCCCGGCCTACTCCGACCGGCGCTGGCAGGAGATCGCGGAGGCCCGCCGCACCATCGAACCGGTCCTGCTGCGCATGTCCGTCGAGCGCGGCGACGTCGACTGGGAGGCCCGGGTGCGCGCCGCCCACCACCGGCTGTCCCGCACGCCCCCGTACACGCCGGAGGAGGGCGAGTACTACAGCGAGGCGTGGTCCGAGGCGCACCGGCTCTTCCACCGCGCCCTGATGGAGGGCTGCGGCAACCCCGTGCTGCTGGAGACCTTCGACCGGCTGTGGACGGCCAGCGAACTGGCCCGCCGCTGGTCGACGCACCGCAATCCCGGCCGGGACGGCGTCGAGGAACACCGCCGGCTGGAGGAGGCGGCGCTGGCCCGCGACGCCGACACCGCCGCCGAGGTGCTGGTCCGGCACCTCACCCTCACGGCCGAGGGCCTGACCGCGGAGGGCTGA
- a CDS encoding YbhB/YbcL family Raf kinase inhibitor-like protein: protein MSANNPFARLPEAASFTVTSTTVADGAAWPSAQRSAGVPGGKDVSPQLSWSGAPEGTRSYAVTVYDPDAPTGSGFWHWAVADIPAAVTELPEGAGDDTGPGLPEGAFQLPNDARAARYIGAAPPAGHGPHRYFVVVHALDVESIGIPADATPAVLGFTMAGHILGRAVLTATAETPA from the coding sequence ATGAGCGCCAACAACCCGTTCGCCCGCCTCCCCGAGGCGGCCTCCTTCACCGTCACCAGCACGACCGTCGCCGACGGCGCCGCCTGGCCGTCCGCGCAGCGCTCCGCCGGCGTCCCCGGCGGCAAGGACGTCTCCCCGCAGCTGTCGTGGAGCGGCGCGCCGGAGGGCACCCGGAGCTACGCCGTCACCGTCTACGACCCCGACGCCCCCACCGGGTCCGGGTTCTGGCACTGGGCGGTCGCCGACATCCCGGCCGCCGTCACCGAGCTGCCCGAGGGCGCCGGCGACGACACCGGCCCGGGTCTGCCCGAGGGCGCCTTCCAGCTCCCCAACGACGCCCGCGCCGCCCGCTACATCGGCGCCGCGCCACCGGCCGGGCACGGCCCGCACCGGTACTTCGTGGTGGTGCACGCCCTGGACGTCGAGTCCATCGGCATCCCGGCCGACGCCACCCCGGCGGTCCTCGGCTTCACGATGGCCGGGCACATCCTCGGCCGCGCGGTCCTGACCGCCACCGCCGAGACCCCGGCCTGA
- a CDS encoding metal-dependent transcriptional regulator: MSRLIDTTEMYLRTVLELEEEGVVPLRARIAEHLDQSGPTVSQTVARMERDGLLRIAADRHLELTDTGRRLATRVMRKHRLAECLLVDVIGLEWEQVHAEACRWEHVMSEAVERRLLRLLRHPTESPYGNPIPGLEELGGANPAAPRPSAPAPAPAAGSTVSLGDLLPGPDGVSAVVRRIGEPVQADGGLLVTLRRAGVRPGAVVSVTPWPGGVTVGSGGRTARLPARTAAHVFVAPL; this comes from the coding sequence GTGTCCAGGCTCATCGACACCACGGAGATGTACCTCCGCACCGTCCTGGAACTCGAGGAGGAGGGCGTGGTCCCGCTGCGCGCCCGCATCGCCGAGCACCTGGACCAGAGCGGCCCCACCGTGAGCCAGACCGTCGCCCGCATGGAACGCGACGGCCTGCTGCGGATCGCCGCCGACCGGCATCTGGAACTGACCGACACGGGCAGGCGGCTGGCGACGCGCGTGATGCGCAAGCACCGGCTCGCGGAGTGCCTGCTCGTCGACGTGATCGGCCTGGAGTGGGAGCAGGTCCACGCCGAGGCGTGCCGCTGGGAGCACGTGATGAGCGAGGCCGTCGAACGCCGCCTCCTGCGCCTGCTGCGGCACCCGACCGAGTCGCCCTACGGCAACCCGATCCCGGGCCTGGAGGAGCTGGGCGGGGCGAACCCCGCGGCGCCGCGCCCGTCCGCCCCCGCCCCCGCTCCCGCCGCCGGGAGCACGGTCAGCCTCGGTGACCTGCTCCCCGGGCCGGACGGCGTGAGCGCGGTCGTCCGGCGCATCGGGGAGCCGGTCCAGGCCGACGGCGGCCTGCTGGTCACCCTGCGGCGGGCCGGGGTGCGGCCCGGCGCGGTCGTGAGCGTCACGCCGTGGCCCGGCGGTGTGACGGTCGGCAGCGGCGGCCGGACCGCCCGGCTCCCCGCACGTACCGCCGCGCACGTCTTCGTCGCCCCGCTCTGA
- a CDS encoding amidohydrolase family protein, whose protein sequence is MSDQEVGQVRRFWEGLGLPGLVDVHTHFMPERVLRKVWAYFDALGPLTGGVEWPITYRHEEDERAELLRRFGVRAFTAMLYPHKAGMAQWLNDWAVDFARRTPDCLHTSTLFPEPGVETYVRRAVEAGARVFKAHVQVGAYDPADELLDPAWGVLAEAGTPVVVHCGSGPAPGKHTGPEPIARVLARHPRLRLVVAHLGMPEYEDFLDLAERYGEVRLDTTMAFTDFSERLAPFPRRALPRLADLGDRVLLGTDFPNIPYPYLHQLHALERLELGDAWLRGVCHDNAARLFGLPESRPSQGSPGSPGNQESRESRESRES, encoded by the coding sequence ATGAGTGATCAGGAAGTCGGGCAGGTCCGCCGGTTCTGGGAGGGGCTCGGGCTGCCCGGGCTGGTCGACGTGCACACGCACTTCATGCCCGAGCGGGTGCTGCGCAAGGTCTGGGCCTACTTCGACGCCCTCGGGCCGCTGACCGGCGGGGTCGAGTGGCCGATCACCTACCGGCACGAGGAGGACGAACGCGCGGAGCTGCTGCGCCGGTTCGGGGTGCGGGCCTTCACCGCCATGCTCTATCCGCACAAGGCGGGCATGGCCCAGTGGCTGAACGACTGGGCGGTGGACTTCGCCCGCCGCACGCCCGACTGCCTGCACACCTCCACCCTCTTCCCCGAACCGGGCGTCGAGACGTACGTGCGCCGGGCCGTCGAGGCGGGGGCGCGGGTCTTCAAGGCGCATGTGCAGGTGGGGGCGTACGACCCGGCCGACGAGCTGCTCGACCCGGCGTGGGGCGTGCTCGCCGAGGCGGGGACACCGGTCGTCGTCCACTGCGGTTCGGGCCCGGCGCCCGGCAAGCACACCGGGCCCGAGCCGATCGCCCGGGTCCTGGCCCGCCACCCGCGGCTGCGGCTGGTCGTGGCACACCTGGGGATGCCCGAGTACGAGGACTTCCTGGACCTCGCCGAGCGGTACGGCGAGGTGCGGCTGGACACGACCATGGCGTTCACCGACTTCAGTGAGCGTCTCGCGCCCTTCCCGCGCCGGGCGCTGCCCCGGCTGGCGGACCTGGGCGACCGCGTCCTGCTCGGCACCGACTTCCCCAACATCCCGTATCCCTACCTGCACCAACTGCACGCCCTGGAGCGGCTGGAGCTGGGGGACGCGTGGCTGCGCGGGGTGTGCCACGACAACGCGGCCCGGCTGTTCGGGCTGCCGGAGAGCCGGCCGAGCCAGGGGAGCCCGGGGAGCCCGGGGAATCAGGAGAGCCGGGAGAGCCGGGAGAGCCGGGAGAGCTGA